ATCGTTATGCACGAGCACTCGTACCAGGGCCATGCTGGTCCTGGAACCGTTGTCAGTGAGTATTCGATAAGGAGGGTAGGCTTCTTTTTTATTTTTGAAAAACTTAATGGAGCGGACCTGCTCGGAGGCGCAGACCCCGACTTTCATGGAAACGGAAAGTACGTCCTCGTTTCGTAGGCATTCGATGGAGGAGATTAACCCTACGTCTACCAGGCCCCGTAATAAATAGTCCTTTAGGAGGGAGGGATTTTCTGGGACGACTTTATGCTCTGAATTCTGCTCGAATCCCCAGGTTAGGGGACGTGCGTTCAGATGTTTAACGATTCCGATTCTCACTTATTGTTTTTTTCCAGAAAAAAGATCCGTTTTTTTAGCCTATTTACCAGAAAAACGACGCTTGCCTTCTAAGCCAGAAAAATTAGTTTTTCCTTTTCTTTTCCAGGCTGTTTCCCGACTGTATTCCGGGGTAGGGACCTGTTCGTCCAATCTATGGAATGAGTCCGTCGAAACCGATGCTGATCAAAGTAGATTATGAGATCCTAAATGGTGATCATGAGGCTTTGCGTGCCTATTTGAATTCTCATGTAGAAGGGAATCCTGCTTCTGTAATTTTAGATCTGGATGAAGTGCAGGTGCTTACTTCGGTCGCTTTAGGGACCCTGGTGGCGTTTGCAAATCGTCTCCGAGGCCAGGGAGTACTCTTGGAAACTATTAATGTTAGCCCTAAATTACTGGAAATTATTAAGTTAGTCGCTTTAGATCAGGCATTGGGTATTCGCTGATTTATGGATGATAGTTTTTCCAGTTTTTCTCAGATCACAGACGAAGAGTTCAAATTCATCAAGGATTTGATGTATAAGGAAACCGGAATATTCTTGGCGGATCATAAAAAGATAATGGTCCAATCCAGGCTGAATTCCAGGGCCAGAATGCATAAAATGCAGAATGTTTCGGAATATATCCGAGGTCTGCAGGCAGACCGCAAGTTTTTTCAGAGTGAACTTACGGAACTTATCAATCGTATTACCACCAATAAAACGGATTTCTTCCGAGAAAATCATCATTTCGAATTTTTAAAGGAGACTTTCTTTCCTTCCGTAGAGGAGAAGGCCTTGAAGTCCGGAAAAAAACAGCTTCGTATCTGGTCCAGTGCCTGCTCCACAGGCGAAGAACCTTATACAATTGCGATCACTTGTGCCGAATATTTTATGCACAAGCCTGGCTGGGATATTAAAATTTTTGCATCCGATATCGATACGAATGTGGTGCAAACAGCTCAAGAAGGTATTTATAAAGCGGATCGTCTGGAGCCTGTAAGCGAGAATCTTAAAAAAAGATATTTTCTAAAAGTGAAGGATCTTTCCGGAAAGAACCAGGACACGTATCAGGTAAAACCGGAGATCAAGTCCATGATCGAATTCCATAAAGTAAATCTTTTAGAAACTCCTTATCCGATACGAGAGAAGGTGGATTGTATTTTTTGTAGAAATGTGATTATCTATTTCGATAAGCCTACCCAAAAGAAAATTTTCGAGAATTTCGAACATGTGCTGAAGGACAGAGGTCTTTTAGTGATCGGTCACTCTGAAACTCTTTTTGGTATTTCTGAAGCGTATAAGTTCTTAGGTCATACTGTTTATCAGAAAAAACCTAAAATTTGATTTCCGCTGTTTCTAAATAGGTCATTTTAGTTTAAATTTCTAAACGATTAGAGTTTGAATTTTTCGGAGATATTTTTGAGTATCTCCGCGGTATTCGACAGGTTTCTGGAAGAAGAAGACATTTGTTCCGCTCCGGAAGCAGTATTGATCGTATGCTCATTGATCTGCATGATCACTTGAGAAATTTCCGAAACCGCTTTTTTCTGTTCGTCAGTCGATAATTTTACCGCTTCCGATTCCGTTTTGACTTTTCCTGCGTTATCTGTCACAGCTTGATTGATCTCAGTTTGAGATCCTGTGATGGAGTATAATCTATCCATTGCACCTGAAACCTGATCCACATTCCGGATGATCGCATGAATGATCTCGGTGGATGCCTGGATCCCTTTAGCGCCGCTGTCCAATTCTCCGGTGTTTTTAGTGATCATTGCGGAGATGGACTTGATGGAAGACGCTGTCTTTTCTGAGAGTTTAGAGATCTCTTCCGCAACGACAGCGAATCCTTTTCCTGCCTCTCCAGCTCTTGCCGCTTCGATTGCTGCGTTCAATGCGAGAAGTTGAGTTTGTTCCGAGATATCGTTGATGATCCCTATGATCGCGGTCATTTCTCCGGATGATTTTAGAATATTCGAGATCATCGCGTTCATTCCGGAAAGTGATTCTTCTCCCTTTTTTGCCTGGAGAGAGATCGACCTTGCCATGTTCAATGTATCCTGGACTTCTCTGCCTATCTGGTTTACACTCTGAGAGAGTTCAGTGATCTTGATCTGGAATTCGGAAATATTCTTGTACTGATTGTAGATGGAGCCGGAAATATTGTCCATCCCTGCGGACATTTCTTCTACTGTGGCGGACATTTCTTCCGTAGATGCCGCTGTGGACTGAGCTCCATTGGAGAAGTTTTCAGAACTCGCAGATAATTCTTCTGCAGAAGCCGCAAGTTCTTGGGAGATCTTTTGGATATCCCTTACTGAAGTTCTAAGACTTTCTAGGAAGGAGTTGGTATCTTTACTCAGATCTCCTATCTCGTCTTCATGATAAATTTTTAAACTTGCTGTTAGGTCTCCAGTCGACATGGAGCGGAATAATTCTCTCGCTTCCTGTAACGGATGGAGGCGAACGTTTACTATTTTATAAATAACGAATATGGAAACTATCAAGAAGACGAGAGCAAATGCGATGATCCTAAATAACATTTGGTGAACTACTTCTGCGAGTTCGTCCTTGGATACTACTGCGGAAACCCTAAGCCCGTATTCAGGAACATCGTAAACCGTGGCGATTTTTTCCTTTTTGAAAAAATACTCCATATGTTGTTCGGAGGGAAGGGTCATTAACTTTTTGCCCCAATCCGTTTTGCTTAGATCCAATTTTAAGATGAGCGATTTATCCGGATGCCCTACGACTACGCCGTCCAGATCGGTGATTGCAATGTATCCGTCGGATCCGATCGTAATTCCGTTTACTATGGTCTCAGTCATTTTGCTAAGAGAGATCGCAAAACCTAGAATGCCTACTACTTGATTTCCGTCTTTGGTTGGAACAGTAAGAACCGCAACTGCTTCTCCGGTTACCGGAGAACGGTTTACTTTGCTTAAAAGATTTTTTCCTTCTAATGCAGCCTTGATATTTGCGTCAAAGCCTGTTCCTCCCCAACGGAAATTGATCGCTTTTCCCGTGGCGTCTGCGAAGACTAAAGGATTTACTTCTGGGGTGGATAAGAATACGTTCTCGTAAGTATCATATTTTTTGAATACGTTTTCGAGTGTCGGATTCAGGTTGCCCTTATCCTTAGAAATGGTTGCCTTGATAAACGGAACGTTTGAATTCACGAATTCCGCTAAAGTAGTCTGTTGATCGAAGAAAAACTTAATATGTTTTCCAGCGAGTCTCGAGATCTTTTTCATCTCGTCGATGTAAGCTTCTTCTACATATTTTTTTGCGGTAAAGTATGCGAATGAGGAGATTCCCACTGTAAGTAGAACGATAGTAATTGTGCTTACTGCGAGGATAATGATCTTTAAACTGTTTCTTTGCATTTTGTGAGTCGAATCGGGAAGGATTATATTTTGAACTTTTCGGTTATATTTTTCAGTACTTCTGCGGTGGTAGCAAGGTTCTGAGCAGATGAAGACATCTGTTCTGAACCGGACGCTGTATTTAATGTATGTTCGTTGATCTGAGTGATTACCTGGGCGATCTCTCTTACTGCCCTTTTTTGCTCATCGGTTGCGAGTTTTACTCCTTCCGCTTCTGTTCCAACACGATCCGATTGTTCGTCTACGGATCTGTTTACGGACTCTTGGGCAGAAGTGATCTCAAATAGGTGGTTCATCGCTTTACCAACAGAATCCACGTTTTTGATGATGCTATGAAGGATCTCCACTGAAGAACGTATTCCTTTAGCGCCTTCGTCCAGTTCGGAATTGTTCTTATTGATCATTTCTCCAATGGATTTGATAGAAGAAGCTGTTTTGACTGAAAGTTTGGAGATCTCTTCCGCGACCACTGCGAATCCTTTTCCTGCTTCTCCAGCTCTTGCAGCTTCGATCGCAGCGTTCAATGCGAGAAGTTGTGTTTGGTCGGAAATATCGTTGATGATCCCGATAATGGATTTCATTTCTCCGGAAGACTTCAGGATATTCTCTATCATGTTGCTCATTCCGGTGAGTGAACTTTCTCCTCTCTTTGCTTCTTGGGAGATGGATTCTGCGACCTGAAGAGTGTTTTTGATCTCTGAGCCTATCTTTCTAACTCCGGAAGACAGTTCCTTTATTTTAGTATGAAATTCTAATATATTCGAATATTGCCTATCTGTGACCGAGGAGATATTCTCCATACCGGCAGACATCTCTTCTACAGTCGCAGACATTTGTTCGGAAGAAGCAGCGGTAGATTGGGCGCCCGTTGCGAAACTTTGGGAAGAAACAGTCAATTCTTCCGCGGAAGAAGCGAGTTCCATCGCGATACGTTGGATATCCTTTAGAGAAATCCTAAGACTTGTGATAAAAGAATTTAGATCTGCGCTCATTGCGCCTATTTCGTCGTTGTATACCACTTGAATGTCCGAGGTTAGGTCGCCTTGAGACATTGTTTGGAAAAGTTTGCCGGCATTTTCCAACGGATCTAATCTTTTCTTTAGAAGAATATAAAGTAGGAAAATAGAGATCCCGACCGTAGTTAAGCTGATGATCCCGATCGAGAGTAATAGTTCTCCTAATGCTTCTCTTATCTCCGTTTTAGGCTGGATGGCGATTATGGACATTCTCCATTGGTCCAACCTGGAAACCGTAGAATAACGATCCGCACCTTTGAAATTGAATTCGAAAATTTCTCCGCTTTTTAATTCCAGCATCTTTTTGCCGTACGGTTCTTTGGCCACGTCCAGGTTCATGATCATTTCTTTTTTAGGGTGAGCGATCACCAGTCCTGTTTGGCTCATTACGGAAACGTAACCTTGCTCGCCGATGCGGATCCTATTGATCACTTTTTCGGAAACATCTTCAAAGGAGAGGGCAATGTTTAAGACTCCGACTATATTCGCACCGCTGCGGATCGGAACCGATATCACTGCAACAGGTAGTCCTGTGATCGGAGATTTTTGAGGAGGACCTAAATAATGTTTTCCCTCCTTTACTGCGGCGACATTATCCTTTAGCTCGTCTCCTTTTGCTTTATAACCCAGAGACCTTCCATCCAAACTATCGGCTAAGATCCTTTTTTCTCCATCCAAGCTCATCACGAAAATGTTTTCGTAAATCCCGTATCTATGGTGTACTTCTTTGAAAAAATCACCTGCAATCGGTTTTCCTGTGAGTGCAGTTTGTATTGCCCTGGGATCTGCGGCTAACGTCTTAGCGACATTCGTATGAGAGAGTAAAAATGCGTCGAACTCTTGAGCAACCACCGCTACCACATTCTGCATTTGGTTTAAATGGTTTTCGGTGATCTTTTTCTGGCCGAAATAATAGGCATTACCGGAGATCAATAACGTTAGTACAGTAAGAATAACGATGCCTGCGCCTAGAAGAATGAATTTTAAACTGCTTTTTTGCATACCTATTATAAGGCCTTCCTGAAGAGGCAGAGATTTATAATAATTCGTCGGCTTAATC
This window of the Leptospira hartskeerlii genome carries:
- a CDS encoding STAS domain-containing protein, which encodes MLIKVDYEILNGDHEALRAYLNSHVEGNPASVILDLDEVQVLTSVALGTLVAFANRLRGQGVLLETINVSPKLLEIIKLVALDQALGIR
- a CDS encoding CheR family methyltransferase, producing MDDSFSSFSQITDEEFKFIKDLMYKETGIFLADHKKIMVQSRLNSRARMHKMQNVSEYIRGLQADRKFFQSELTELINRITTNKTDFFRENHHFEFLKETFFPSVEEKALKSGKKQLRIWSSACSTGEEPYTIAITCAEYFMHKPGWDIKIFASDIDTNVVQTAQEGIYKADRLEPVSENLKKRYFLKVKDLSGKNQDTYQVKPEIKSMIEFHKVNLLETPYPIREKVDCIFCRNVIIYFDKPTQKKIFENFEHVLKDRGLLVIGHSETLFGISEAYKFLGHTVYQKKPKI
- a CDS encoding methyl-accepting chemotaxis protein, giving the protein MQRNSLKIIILAVSTITIVLLTVGISSFAYFTAKKYVEEAYIDEMKKISRLAGKHIKFFFDQQTTLAEFVNSNVPFIKATISKDKGNLNPTLENVFKKYDTYENVFLSTPEVNPLVFADATGKAINFRWGGTGFDANIKAALEGKNLLSKVNRSPVTGEAVAVLTVPTKDGNQVVGILGFAISLSKMTETIVNGITIGSDGYIAITDLDGVVVGHPDKSLILKLDLSKTDWGKKLMTLPSEQHMEYFFKKEKIATVYDVPEYGLRVSAVVSKDELAEVVHQMLFRIIAFALVFLIVSIFVIYKIVNVRLHPLQEARELFRSMSTGDLTASLKIYHEDEIGDLSKDTNSFLESLRTSVRDIQKISQELAASAEELSASSENFSNGAQSTAASTEEMSATVEEMSAGMDNISGSIYNQYKNISEFQIKITELSQSVNQIGREVQDTLNMARSISLQAKKGEESLSGMNAMISNILKSSGEMTAIIGIINDISEQTQLLALNAAIEAARAGEAGKGFAVVAEEISKLSEKTASSIKSISAMITKNTGELDSGAKGIQASTEIIHAIIRNVDQVSGAMDRLYSITGSQTEINQAVTDNAGKVKTESEAVKLSTDEQKKAVSEISQVIMQINEHTINTASGAEQMSSSSRNLSNTAEILKNISEKFKL
- a CDS encoding methyl-accepting chemotaxis protein; the encoded protein is MQKSSLKFILLGAGIVILTVLTLLISGNAYYFGQKKITENHLNQMQNVVAVVAQEFDAFLLSHTNVAKTLAADPRAIQTALTGKPIAGDFFKEVHHRYGIYENIFVMSLDGEKRILADSLDGRSLGYKAKGDELKDNVAAVKEGKHYLGPPQKSPITGLPVAVISVPIRSGANIVGVLNIALSFEDVSEKVINRIRIGEQGYVSVMSQTGLVIAHPKKEMIMNLDVAKEPYGKKMLELKSGEIFEFNFKGADRYSTVSRLDQWRMSIIAIQPKTEIREALGELLLSIGIISLTTVGISIFLLYILLKKRLDPLENAGKLFQTMSQGDLTSDIQVVYNDEIGAMSADLNSFITSLRISLKDIQRIAMELASSAEELTVSSQSFATGAQSTAASSEQMSATVEEMSAGMENISSVTDRQYSNILEFHTKIKELSSGVRKIGSEIKNTLQVAESISQEAKRGESSLTGMSNMIENILKSSGEMKSIIGIINDISDQTQLLALNAAIEAARAGEAGKGFAVVAEEISKLSVKTASSIKSIGEMINKNNSELDEGAKGIRSSVEILHSIIKNVDSVGKAMNHLFEITSAQESVNRSVDEQSDRVGTEAEGVKLATDEQKRAVREIAQVITQINEHTLNTASGSEQMSSSAQNLATTAEVLKNITEKFKI